TCTTGAGCAGCTCGGCGTGTTGCTCGTCGGTCATTTCGTAGCGGTACAGCTCACGTCCGGACCGTGTCGACTCCGGATAGGGCGGGTCCAGGTAAACGAATGCCCCCGCCTCGTCTTCCGGACCGATCGGCCGTGATGGAATCCGCGGCTTGGGCGGTCCATGGAACACGCGGTCGAGGGCGAAGCGATGGCGAAGCCAGGCCACGCCGTCGGTGTGCAGCAACTCAAACCGACGGCGTAGCGCAAGGCTTCCGACCTGGTCCCCCCAGGCCGTGTCGAGCAGCTCGGCCAGAGCTGCAAGGGTCATCTCGTCTAGGTCGATCAAAACGGAAAGATCGGCCGGCCGCTTGGTGCGTGCGATCGCATCGAACCCGGCACACGCGGCGATATAAACCGAATGCGGCGGTATCTCGTTTATCAGCGTTTGAACTACCCCGGCACCGGCCTTGCCGCCGGGGTACGTGGTTGCGTTCAAAGTTTTACCCTTTGGCCATCACAGAGCACGTTCAAGAAAGGCACGTCGCCGTAGCCAATCACTCGCCAGTCCATCGGATGCGCACCGTAAGCCTTTCCGCACTTCTGGCAGATGCAATCAAAAGCAGCTCGTTGAAAGCCGTGGCTTTCCATGGGGGCTGGCGGGTATTCGGTCATACCGACGTGCTCCATAGTTCGGCGTAGCATCTGGCGTTCGATCGGGCCAAACTCTTGGCGTGCGGCTGGGTCGAGCTGAGTCTCTATTTCGTCGACAAAATCAAAGGGCATTAGAAAAGGTCCTTTTGGTTGGGATCAGGGCGAAGGTTTCGCGGTGGCTTCTTCACTTTGAGACCGAGCTGCACGCGGCATTCGTCCCGCCATATCCGGAGGCAGAAGTACGCCCGAGGACCTGGGAACGCCAAGCGAAGTGCACGCCGCACGCTTCGCATGTCCTCGGTGCCAAGTTTGCCGATAATGTCGCCAATGAGCGGCCGGTAACGGTCTCGCCAGGTTATGCGGGGCATTCGATCGGCTCCACGTACTCGAATTCCAGTCGGGTTACCTGGCCGTCTTTCGCCTTGTCGCCGTGCTTGCGATACATGGCCACGAATTCGGCCGGCGTCATGCTGGGGAAACCCTCGGCGGCAACGTCTTCTGGTGTGATGGCTTCCAGCGGTTCACGCCGCACGCTGATAAAGCGAATAAGCGTGCCATCCTCAAACAGTGGCTGCGGTCGTTCGCCTTGCTTGAAGCCCATCACCTTATCGACGGGCCGTGCCAGGTCA
Above is a window of Blastopirellula marina DNA encoding:
- a CDS encoding DNA adenine methylase — translated: MNATTYPGGKAGAGVVQTLINEIPPHSVYIAACAGFDAIARTKRPADLSVLIDLDEMTLAALAELLDTAWGDQVGSLALRRRFELLHTDGVAWLRHRFALDRVFHGPPKPRIPSRPIGPEDEAGAFVYLDPPYPESTRSGRELYRYEMTDEQHAELLKTATALPCPVMVSSYANPMYDEALADWRKIEFQAMTRGGPRTESLWMNYPPPARLHDHRFVGQEKRERERIRRRVRNWVGGLERAEPREREAMLEAIREQFPRGEAEP